The genomic segment ACCCTTGATTTCCACAAACATTTCTTCCAATCGATTTCATGTGGGGCGTTCTTATTAAAAGATGAAGCGAATTACCGCTTTATTGATTACAAGGCAGACTACCTGAACTCGGAATATGACGAAGAACACGGCGTACCGAATTTGGTGTCAAAATCATTACAAACTACCCGCCGTTTTGATGCGTTAAAATTATGGTTTACCGTTGAAGCCTTGGGCGAAAATCTATACGCTTCGATGATCGACCACGGGGTTTATCTTTCTAAAGAAGTGGAAGCCTACATTAATGCTACCGATGGCTTGGAAATGTTAGTGCCGGCACAATTTGCCTCAGTCTTATTCCGTGTTGTGCCACAAGGCTATCCGGCAGAGTTTGTGGATACCTTAAACCAAAATGTGGCAGATGAATTATTTGCTCGTGGCGAAGCGAATATCGGTGTGACCAAAGTCGGTGAGCATCAATCACTGAAAATGACTACCTTAAGTCCGATTGCAACACTTGAAAACGTAAAAGCATTATTAGCTCAGGTGTTGGCAGAAGCAGCTCGGATTAAAGATTCAATTGTGAATGGGACTTATGTACCACCGATTGACTAAGTTATCCTAATGGTACAAGCGGTTAAATTTACGTTATTGCAAAAAAACAGTAAAATTTAACCGCTTGCTTATTTTAAGATTTCTCTACAAGATATTGAAACTTGTTGCAAAATGGTTGCATAATCGGTTTCTTTTAGTCCAATATTACCGAAATAGTGCATTTTTACATCACGAATCCCACAGAACTCAAACAGCCCTTTTCCCAGCGTATGTTCAAATGCTGCTAAAAAGCCTTTTCGTTCATATTTTTCATTGGAATTACCGAGCGTTACAAATTGTTGCATTTTTTTGCCGGTAAGCAAGCCGATACTTTCAATTTCCCCGTTACGATAGGCAAAATCATAACTTAACACCCTGTCTAAATAGCCTTTTAAAATTGCCGGAAAGCCCATCCACCAAAGCGGATAAATTAACGTAATCACATCAGCTTCAAGCCAATATTGATGCTCAATTGCCACATCTGCTTCATAGTGTTGACTGAGTGTGCCTTGAAATTCCGCCCAGTCTAATATCGGCTTGAAGTTGAGTTGGTAGAGATCTCGCACAACCACCTTATTTGGAAAGGAAGCTGCTATCGTTTTTTCCAAAATCGCATGGTTAAAGCTGGTGGGATTCGGGTGTGCGTAAATAATCAGGTGATTCATAGCATTTTCCTTTACTGTGTCGAGGTAGCTATTAGAAGATTTTAGCGAAACTTTCTTTGATGAAAATCAATGTTTTGGCGAATATACCGGCAAATACCCCGTTTGAGGAATGAACGGTTTTAAGTGAACATTAGATAATTTAGCCTATTATAGTGATGAGTAAAAAGGTGTTTTCTTGACTGATTATCCTAATCAATCACTTCCTCGCCGTAGCTTTTTGCGAGGGCAATTTTTAGACTCGTTAAAAAGCCAAAAAGTCAGTCAGCAAGGGTATGAGCCGATTCGTCCGCCTTGGGCTAATTTAGCAAATTTTTTAGAAAAATGCACCGCTTGCGGTAACTGCATTCAGGCTTGCGAAACCCAGATTATTGTAAAAGGTGCTGCGGGCTACCCTGAAATTGATTTTAGCCGTGGTGAATGTACCTTTTGTGAAAAATGTGTGCATTCTTGCGAGGCGGATGTATTTCGAGAAGTGTCGGAAGAGCCTTGGAGCCATAAAATTGAGATTCAAGCCGGCTGTTT from the Mannheimia haemolytica genome contains:
- the kefF gene encoding Glutathione-regulated potassium-efflux system ancillary protein kefF yields the protein MNHLIIYAHPNPTSFNHAILEKTIAASFPNKVVVRDLYQLNFKPILDWAEFQGTLSQHYEADVAIEHQYWLEADVITLIYPLWWMGFPAILKGYLDRVLSYDFAYRNGEIESIGLLTGKKMQQFVTLGNSNEKYERKGFLAAFEHTLGKGLFEFCGIRDVKMHYFGNIGLKETDYATILQQVSISCREILK
- a CDS encoding ferredoxin-type protein, with the protein product MTDYPNQSLPRRSFLRGQFLDSLKSQKVSQQGYEPIRPPWANLANFLEKCTACGNCIQACETQIIVKGAAGYPEIDFSRGECTFCEKCVHSCEADVFREVSEEPWSHKIEIQAGCLLKLGTECRSCGDSCEMRVIRFRPSLGGIAEMVLNLESCNGCGACLSVCPTSAIKIQPLQIQANRDE